One Triticum dicoccoides isolate Atlit2015 ecotype Zavitan chromosome 5B, WEW_v2.0, whole genome shotgun sequence genomic window carries:
- the LOC119312843 gene encoding uncharacterized protein At4g15970-like: protein MGKVVLGEATARQLAAFVLGAAAALTVVMLVQYRAPATGLSRTRTPGHFSGDQHHRPNGTTARALVHQALPVAGGPGRDDDHHLHRPANATAITKPNSTSALAAPTPSHLSSTHRRRQKGRKEEPAEFRGLAEAVARAATDDRTVIITCVNQAWAAPGSLLDLFLESFRIGDGTARLLPHVLVVAMDPGAHARCLAVHQHCYHYTIPGLNIDFAALKYFLSKDYLELVWSKLKLQRRILELGYGFLFTDVDIVWLRDPFKHVTAYADMTVSSDVYFGDPDNLGNFPNTGFFHVKPNARTIAMTKLWHGARGKYPGANEQPVFNMMKKQMVAELGLRVQYLNPAYVGGFCSYGKDLGKIVTMHANCCVGIGNKIRDLKGVLGDWRNYTRMPPWERHRAKWTVPGACIRAEKQA, encoded by the exons ATGGGGAAGGTGGTCCTCGGCGAGGCCACGGCGCGGCAGCTGGCGGCCTTCGTCCTAGGCGCCGCGGCCGCGCTCACCGTCGTCATGCTTGTCCAGTACCGGGCCCCGGCCACGGGACTCAGCCGCACCAGGACGCCGGGACACTTCTCCGGCGACCAGCACCACCGCCCCAACGGGACGACAGCGCGTGCTCTTGTTCATCAGGCGCTGCCGGTCGCCGGTGGTCCAGGCCGAGACGATGATCATCACCTTCACCGTCCGGCGAACGCCACGGCAATCACAAAGCCCAATTCTACCTCGGCTCTTGCTGCTCCAACTCCAAGTCATCTTTCCAGCACACATCGCCGTCGACAAAAG GGACGAAAGGAGGAGCCGGCGGAGTTCCGGGGGCTggcggaggcggtggcgcgggcAGCGACGGACGACCGGACGGTGATCATCACGTGCGTGAACCAGGCATGGGCTGCGCCGGGCTCCCTGCTGGACCTGTTCCTGGAGAGCTTCCGCATCGGCGACGGCACGGCTCGCCTGCTCCCGCACGTCCTGGTCGTCGCCATGGACCCCGGCGCCCACGCGCGATGCCTGGCCGTGCACCAGCATTGCTACCACTACACCATCCCGGGCCTCAACATCGACTTCGCCGCACTAAAGTACTTCCTCTCCAAGGACTACCTGGAGCTGGTGTGGAGCAAGCTGAAGCTGCAGCGCCGCATCCTGGAGCTCGGCTACGGCTTCCTCTTCACCGACGTCGACATCGTGTGGCTGCGCGACCCGTTCAAGCACGTGACGGCGTACGCCGACATGACGGTCTCCAGCGACGTCTACTTCGGCGACCCCGACAACCTGGGCAACTTCCCCAACACGGGGTTCTTCCACGTGAAGCCCAACGCGCGGACCATCGCCATGACGAAGCTGTGGCACGGGGCCAGGGGCAAGTACCCCGGCGCCAACGAGCAGCCGGTGTTCAACATGATGAAGAAGCAGATGGTGGCGGAGCTCGGGCTCCGGGTGCAGTACCTCAACCCGGCCTACGTCGGCGGGTTCTGCAGCTACGGGAAGGATTTGGGGAAGATCGTCACCATGCACGCGAATTGCTGCGTGGGGATTGGGAACAAGATTAGGGATTTGAAGGGCGTGCTGGGTGATTGGAGGAACTATACCAGGATGCCGCCGTGGGAGAGGCACCGGGCCAAGTGGACCGTGCCCGGCGCCTGCATCCGAGCCGAGAAACAAGCTTGA